The following proteins are encoded in a genomic region of Desulfovibrio sp. TomC:
- a CDS encoding cyclic nucleotide-binding domain-containing protein, whose protein sequence is MNKDSWTRAELFAGLSQEELALIGPAFTSVGLPAGTAVIAEGQPGDDMFLLVAGRVRVSKSMMLKGIAAPGLDAERTEKTLVELGDAQSPFFGEMALLDRDIRSATVTCLTDCRFLRIDRDRFFTFVAENPVIGVKLLTVLARRLAGVVRKNNVELVKLTTALALVLSRRGMERK, encoded by the coding sequence ATGAACAAGGATTCCTGGACCCGGGCGGAACTCTTTGCCGGCCTGTCCCAGGAGGAACTGGCCCTGATCGGCCCGGCCTTTACGTCGGTTGGCCTGCCCGCCGGCACGGCCGTCATTGCCGAGGGCCAGCCGGGAGACGACATGTTTTTGCTGGTGGCCGGCCGGGTGCGGGTCAGCAAATCCATGATGCTCAAGGGCATTGCCGCCCCCGGCCTGGACGCCGAGCGTACCGAGAAGACCCTGGTGGAGCTGGGCGACGCCCAAAGCCCGTTTTTCGGCGAGATGGCGCTCCTGGACCGGGACATCCGCTCGGCCACGGTCACCTGCCTGACCGACTGCCGGTTTCTGCGCATCGACCGCGACCGTTTTTTCACCTTCGTGGCCGAAAACCCGGTCATCGGGGTCAAGCTGCTGACCGTGCTGGCCAGACGGCTGGCTGGCGTTGTGCGCAAAAACAATGTGGAGCTGGTCAAGCTGACCACGGCCCTGGCCCTGGTCTTAAGCCGCCGGGGCATGGAGCGCAAATAG